From a single Accipiter gentilis chromosome 10, bAccGen1.1, whole genome shotgun sequence genomic region:
- the LOC126044000 gene encoding beta-keratin-related protein: protein MSCYSSCLPAACGPTPLANSCNEPCVLRCADSSVAIQPSPVLVTLPGPILSSFPQSTAVGSTASAAVGSSLSAGSVPIASGGSLGLGGFGWSGLGRGLCGPLGRGNLLC, encoded by the coding sequence ATGTCGTgctacagctcctgcctgccagccgcctgcggcccaaccccgcttgccaacagctgcaacgagccctgcgtccTCCGGTGCGCCGACTCCAGCGTTGCGATCCAGCCCTCGCCAGTCCTGGTGACGCTGCCGGGCccaatcctcagctccttccctcagagcacagctgtgggatCCACCGCGTCGGCTGCCGTGGGGAGCTCTCTCAGcgctggcagtgtgcccatcgcttctgggggctccctggggctggggggctttgggTGGTCCGGTCTGGGCCGTGGGCTCTGTGGGCCTCTGGGACGGGGCAATCTCTTATGCTGA